In Comamonas sp. lk, the following proteins share a genomic window:
- the rpsB gene encoding 30S ribosomal protein S2 — protein sequence MAVTMREMLEAGVHFGHQTRFWNPKMAPFIFGHRNKIHIINLEKSLPMFQDAQKFAKQLVANGGTVLMVGTKRQAREMVAAEAQRAGVPYVDQRWLGGMLTNFKTVKTSIKRLKDMKAQQETGLESMSKKEQLMFVRELEKLEKDIGGIQDMNALPDAIFVIDVGFHKIAVAEAKKLGIPLIGVVDTNHNPEGIDYVIPGNDDSAKAVQLYAQGMADAILEGREARLNDVVKAAAGEDGDEFVEVEESAA from the coding sequence ATGGCAGTAACAATGCGCGAGATGCTGGAAGCTGGCGTCCACTTCGGTCACCAAACTCGCTTCTGGAACCCCAAGATGGCCCCGTTCATCTTCGGTCACCGCAACAAGATTCACATCATCAACCTGGAAAAGTCGCTGCCGATGTTCCAGGACGCCCAGAAGTTCGCCAAGCAATTGGTGGCCAACGGTGGCACCGTGCTGATGGTGGGTACCAAGCGTCAAGCCCGCGAAATGGTGGCTGCTGAAGCTCAGCGCGCCGGCGTGCCTTACGTCGACCAACGCTGGTTGGGCGGCATGCTGACAAACTTCAAGACCGTCAAGACTTCGATCAAGCGTCTGAAGGACATGAAGGCTCAGCAAGAAACTGGCCTGGAATCCATGTCCAAGAAAGAACAGCTGATGTTCGTTCGCGAACTGGAAAAGCTGGAAAAGGACATCGGCGGCATTCAAGACATGAACGCTCTGCCTGACGCCATCTTCGTGATCGACGTGGGCTTCCACAAGATCGCCGTGGCCGAAGCCAAGAAGCTGGGCATCCCCCTGATCGGTGTGGTGGATACCAACCACAACCCCGAAGGCATCGACTACGTGATCCCCGGTAACGATGACTCCGCCAAGGCTGTGCAGCTGTACGCTCAAGGCATGGCTGACGCCATCCTGGAAGGCCGTGAAGCCCGTCTGAACGACGTGGTCAAGGCTGCCGCCGGTGAAGACGGCGACGAGTTCGTGGAAGTGGAAGAGTCCGCCGCCTAA
- a CDS encoding NAD(P)H-hydrate dehydratase translates to MQRILPPSSISTFPQGLPLFSTASTRRLEQTLAAALPPHTLMQRAGEAVARLAMALAPHAQTIWIACGPGNNGGDGYEAAACLRHKLPHARILISDVRAREALPTDAQASWDKARQAGAIWVDAQPDALTAQDLCIDALLGIGLKADSSHQSDERLRQLLTQVQHSPCTLLCVDIASGLDAQTGQYVPGLAPGFGPERAPAPAPQALTRERHTLALLTLQPGLFTGAGRDACGQIWWDELGADISAHQHTDQPPLALLGAPQASPARQHASHKGVFGDVAILGGEGLAERGLSMVGAAWLAALAAMHGGAGRVMLALLDAEQHANQASSAWPEIMLRKPSAQDWSSATVVCGCGGGLAIAPWLPTLLAQAPRLVLDADALNIVATSTDLIQQLTARAARGQATVLTPHPLEAARLLQTDTARIQADRLQAASELAQKFACTVVLKGSGSVIACNTLNSKQRTPSLWINPTGNALLATGGTGDVLAGLIASLWAQGLSAQQAATQGAYRHGQVADQWPAERPFSASALAQHLRTR, encoded by the coding sequence ATGCAGCGCATACTCCCGCCCTCATCAATCTCGACCTTTCCCCAAGGTCTGCCGCTTTTCAGCACGGCCAGCACCCGCAGACTGGAGCAAACGCTGGCCGCCGCCCTGCCGCCGCACACGCTGATGCAAAGAGCGGGCGAGGCCGTCGCACGCCTGGCCATGGCCCTGGCGCCGCATGCCCAGACCATCTGGATTGCCTGCGGCCCGGGCAATAACGGCGGCGACGGATATGAGGCCGCCGCCTGCCTCAGGCACAAGCTGCCCCATGCCCGCATTCTGATCAGCGATGTGCGAGCCCGCGAGGCCCTGCCCACCGATGCCCAGGCCTCATGGGACAAGGCTCGACAAGCCGGTGCGATCTGGGTGGACGCACAACCCGACGCACTGACAGCACAAGACCTGTGCATCGATGCCTTGCTGGGCATAGGCCTGAAGGCAGACAGCAGCCACCAGTCAGACGAAAGATTGCGGCAACTGCTCACCCAGGTGCAGCACAGCCCCTGCACCCTGCTGTGCGTGGACATTGCCTCTGGCCTGGATGCGCAAACCGGGCAATATGTGCCGGGATTAGCACCGGGATTCGGGCCAGAGCGCGCACCTGCCCCTGCGCCGCAAGCACTCACCCGCGAGCGTCACACTCTGGCCTTGCTGACGCTACAACCCGGTCTTTTTACCGGCGCCGGGCGTGATGCATGCGGGCAAATTTGGTGGGATGAATTGGGCGCAGACATCAGCGCACATCAACATACCGATCAGCCGCCTCTGGCCCTGCTCGGCGCGCCCCAAGCCAGCCCGGCACGCCAGCATGCCAGCCACAAGGGCGTGTTTGGCGATGTCGCCATTCTGGGCGGCGAGGGCTTGGCGGAGCGAGGGCTGTCCATGGTCGGCGCAGCCTGGCTGGCGGCTCTTGCCGCCATGCACGGCGGCGCGGGGCGCGTGATGCTGGCCTTGCTCGATGCGGAGCAGCATGCCAATCAAGCCAGCTCCGCCTGGCCCGAGATCATGCTGCGCAAACCCAGTGCGCAAGACTGGAGCAGCGCCACCGTGGTCTGCGGCTGCGGCGGAGGACTGGCGATTGCCCCCTGGCTGCCCACGCTGCTGGCACAAGCCCCGCGCCTGGTGCTGGATGCCGATGCACTCAACATCGTGGCGACATCCACAGACTTGATCCAGCAGCTGACAGCCCGCGCCGCACGCGGCCAGGCCACGGTGCTGACACCGCACCCGCTGGAAGCCGCTCGCCTGCTGCAAACCGACACCGCCCGCATTCAGGCCGACAGACTGCAGGCGGCCAGCGAACTGGCGCAAAAGTTCGCCTGTACCGTGGTGCTCAAAGGATCGGGCTCGGTGATCGCCTGCAATACATTGAATAGCAAGCAACGCACGCCCAGTCTATGGATCAACCCCACAGGCAATGCACTTTTAGCCACAGGAGGCACAGGCGACGTGCTGGCAGGATTGATTGCTTCGCTCTGGGCACAGGGGCTCAGTGCGCAGCAGGCCGCCACTCAAGGCGCTTATCGCCATGGCCAAGTCGCCGACCAGTGGCCTGCAGAGCGGCCCTTTAGCGCCAGCGCTTTGGCCCAGCATCTACGCACCCGCTGA
- the rnr gene encoding ribonuclease R, producing MNPRANAADMNEEILGTVQGHRDGHGFVIRDDGERDIYLPPNEMRAVLHKDRVQVRIARYDHRGRPEGRVAEIVERPEQPIIGRFLQESGVWLVAPEDKRYGQDILIPANATGSATVGQVVVVELTEAPALFGQPVGRIVEVLGEVDDPGMEIEIAVRKYGVPHIFSQACLEQAKALPETVRAVDCKNRIDLTDIPLVTIDGEDARDFDDAVYCEPAKVGRGKGWRLLVAIADVSHYVTTGSDIDIDAYDRATSVYFPRRVIPMLPEKLSNGLCSLNPDVDRLCMVCDMLITAKGEIHAYQFYPAVMHSHARFTYTEVAAILANTRGPEAAKRKDRVQDLLNLHGVYQALLKSREERGAVDFETTETQIVCDDNGRIEKIVPRTRNEAHKLIEEAMLAANVCSADFIEQSGQLGLFRVHDKPSPEKQDILRGYLKAMAVGMSISDNPTTKEFQLIAAATKDRPDAQQIHTMLLRSMMQAFYTPENSGHFGLAFEAYTHFTSPIRRYPDLLVHRVIKAELNGTHYKLPALPEPGEAEAKMAKRLASRVVAPSQKPRKRAAAKEVQAWEAAGLHCSANERRADEASRDVEAWLKCKYMREHLGEEFAGTVSSVTTFGIFVTLDAMYVEGLVHITELGGDYFRFDETRQELRGERSGIRYGIGARVQVQVSRVDLDGRRIDFRLVRDGEDGLPSQNRGKNEGRGDARKSGRDDSRSRREGRDGRDGRESREVRAEPAHSDKWNRRDAKANRAQRNAAGNTAANTAGGASANAGANAGAYMNNAAPEQRHGKQSRKAAKKAMLKSVNLAALEAEYAKKLASTPAVPAPAPAPVVVEQAVAPGKKARKSGRKSAVPALLLPPVEPQPVVAAPVAKAAPAAEPAPAPAKPAAAKRSKAVAESTKPVTKPEAKTAPKTAAKVTKKVAAKTVAKTADKVTEMETVVEKAEAQTEAKSAKPAKVTKRKPRAV from the coding sequence ATGAACCCTCGCGCAAATGCCGCTGATATGAACGAAGAAATTTTGGGCACAGTGCAGGGCCACCGAGACGGACATGGCTTTGTGATTCGCGACGACGGCGAGCGCGATATCTACCTTCCTCCCAATGAAATGCGTGCCGTGCTGCACAAGGACAGAGTCCAGGTGCGCATTGCCCGCTACGACCACCGTGGCCGCCCCGAAGGGCGCGTGGCGGAGATTGTGGAGCGTCCGGAGCAGCCCATCATTGGTCGCTTTCTGCAGGAAAGCGGCGTGTGGCTGGTGGCCCCAGAAGACAAGCGCTACGGCCAGGACATATTGATTCCAGCCAATGCCACAGGCTCGGCCACGGTGGGGCAGGTGGTCGTCGTGGAGTTGACCGAGGCCCCGGCCTTGTTTGGTCAGCCTGTGGGGCGCATCGTCGAGGTGCTGGGCGAAGTGGATGATCCCGGCATGGAGATCGAGATTGCCGTGCGCAAATATGGCGTGCCGCATATCTTCTCGCAAGCCTGTCTGGAGCAGGCCAAGGCACTGCCGGAGACCGTGCGCGCCGTCGACTGCAAGAACCGCATTGATCTGACCGATATTCCTCTGGTCACCATCGATGGCGAGGACGCCCGTGACTTTGACGATGCCGTGTATTGCGAGCCTGCCAAGGTGGGGCGCGGCAAGGGCTGGCGTTTGCTGGTGGCGATTGCTGATGTGAGCCACTATGTGACCACGGGCAGCGATATCGATATTGATGCCTACGATCGCGCCACCAGCGTGTACTTTCCGCGCCGCGTGATTCCCATGCTGCCCGAGAAGCTCAGCAACGGCCTGTGCTCGCTGAATCCGGATGTGGATCGTCTGTGCATGGTCTGCGACATGCTGATCACGGCCAAGGGCGAAATTCACGCCTATCAGTTCTACCCGGCCGTGATGCACAGCCACGCGCGTTTTACCTACACCGAGGTTGCGGCCATTCTGGCCAATACCCGTGGGCCGGAGGCGGCCAAGCGCAAGGATCGCGTGCAGGACTTGCTCAATCTGCACGGTGTCTATCAGGCGCTTTTGAAATCGCGTGAAGAGCGTGGTGCGGTGGATTTCGAGACCACGGAAACGCAAATTGTCTGCGATGACAACGGCCGCATAGAGAAGATCGTGCCGCGCACCCGCAACGAAGCCCACAAGCTGATCGAGGAAGCCATGCTGGCGGCCAACGTCTGCAGTGCCGATTTCATCGAGCAAAGCGGGCAGCTGGGATTGTTCCGTGTGCACGACAAGCCCTCGCCGGAAAAGCAGGACATTCTGCGCGGCTACCTTAAGGCCATGGCCGTGGGCATGTCGATCAGCGACAACCCCACGACCAAGGAGTTCCAGCTGATCGCCGCCGCGACCAAGGATCGGCCCGATGCACAGCAGATTCACACCATGCTGCTGCGCTCCATGATGCAGGCCTTCTATACGCCTGAGAATTCCGGTCACTTCGGTCTGGCGTTTGAGGCCTATACCCACTTCACCAGCCCCATTCGCCGCTACCCGGACTTGCTGGTGCACCGCGTCATCAAGGCCGAGCTCAACGGCACCCATTACAAGCTGCCCGCCTTGCCGGAGCCCGGCGAAGCCGAGGCCAAGATGGCCAAGCGCCTGGCGTCGCGGGTGGTGGCACCCAGCCAGAAGCCGCGCAAGCGCGCCGCCGCCAAGGAAGTGCAGGCTTGGGAAGCAGCCGGTCTGCACTGCAGTGCCAACGAGCGCCGCGCCGATGAGGCCAGCCGTGATGTGGAGGCCTGGCTCAAGTGCAAATACATGCGAGAGCATCTGGGCGAGGAGTTTGCGGGCACGGTGTCTTCGGTCACCACCTTCGGTATTTTTGTGACACTGGACGCCATGTATGTGGAAGGCTTGGTGCACATCACCGAGCTGGGAGGCGACTACTTCCGCTTTGATGAAACGCGCCAGGAATTGCGTGGCGAGCGCTCCGGCATTCGCTACGGCATCGGTGCACGTGTTCAGGTGCAGGTCAGTCGCGTGGATCTGGACGGTCGCCGTATCGATTTTCGTCTGGTGCGCGATGGCGAGGACGGTTTGCCTTCGCAAAACCGTGGCAAAAACGAAGGCCGTGGCGATGCGCGCAAGAGCGGACGTGACGATTCGCGCTCGCGACGAGAAGGGCGTGATGGACGCGACGGTCGTGAGAGCCGTGAGGTGCGGGCCGAGCCTGCGCACTCCGATAAATGGAATCGCCGCGATGCCAAGGCCAACCGTGCCCAGCGCAATGCCGCTGGCAATACTGCTGCCAACACTGCGGGCGGGGCATCCGCCAATGCGGGAGCCAACGCAGGCGCATATATGAATAACGCTGCGCCAGAGCAGCGCCATGGCAAGCAAAGCCGCAAGGCAGCTAAAAAAGCCATGCTCAAGAGCGTCAATCTGGCCGCTTTGGAAGCGGAATACGCGAAAAAGCTTGCCAGCACCCCGGCAGTTCCCGCGCCTGCTCCAGCCCCTGTGGTTGTGGAGCAAGCTGTGGCGCCTGGCAAGAAGGCGCGGAAAAGCGGTCGCAAGAGTGCGGTGCCGGCCTTGTTGCTGCCGCCTGTCGAGCCTCAGCCGGTAGTGGCGGCTCCCGTGGCCAAGGCCGCACCGGCAGCGGAGCCTGCACCTGCGCCAGCAAAGCCGGCTGCTGCCAAGCGCAGCAAGGCGGTGGCCGAGTCCACCAAGCCCGTGACCAAGCCCGAAGCCAAGACTGCGCCCAAGACGGCGGCCAAGGTGACGAAAAAGGTCGCAGCCAAGACAGTGGCTAAGACAGCGGACAAGGTGACGGAGATGGAGACGGTCGTGGAAAAGGCTGAAGCTCAGACCGAGGCCAAGTCCGCAAAGCCTGCCAAGGTTACAAAGCGCAAACCCCGCGCGGTTTGA
- a CDS encoding DUF349 domain-containing protein, with protein MSDAPEVNPASAKNSEQHPLDALTGGAFSAETSGDRAARIRDWLTTQPSVEQLQEVHKELSARDKSAARAVRERLDEIRRTENQEKISVEWAEKAQALLAATPFDAAAAVAWQRDAAKAGAALSREPLSQFKAQFAERVKAVEDLQHRTQVQREVALLLAQRIEVLSTKSWRDAKAVLEALGSDVGRWQEQAKELTSDAAWGSVDSRFPPQLEAASAQLALVWDAFQSALTQTEAAAADESAPLPTVPVWADEIRVGRGLPPETAQADAARPAQARAAAPKSNKPSQEQVDAAKAALSQALEALKAETAAGNSKAGSAAVQAMRAAIKSHGRFVDGALVTEVHEALVAAGEADGWQRQNADKLREELVAKAEALLNRPDGQALGGRKIQETLRALREQWKQADQGAAANHALWKKFDEACNAAYKVVEAWHDKLRQDTTQSKSQRLALVEEIKAWAAEHASSKDWKGMGRALRQFAERWRESGHIGEKLFAELQPLFKQAMSAAEAPLHTAQKASLQRRNAMIDEAAALGSAPSLRIDAVKELQQRWQAEAQGVPLDRKHEQKLWDAFRKPLDEAFNRKGAERGARAPAVELSEHDRRVLEASKAVEAANASGDAQQIRTAMAELESVLKGQAAAKAEEIKAQAQADQASEATETEAPEAVVAKSARPIVAVRGDDRPGMKKEAAAPAGRPGDRKDAGRGRDGARGDRGAPRDGDRDGARGGRFVREDRGPRLADPAFRAQREAMEHAQEALRKLAAQAHGEALSQLMTAWEKRDAEQLPSAQQLGGRVTVPVRAAWSSAIAATPKGDAAQALLRLEMAADVPTPADQLQARRALQLQLLTRRNDPSPQETWGQDAAQVLASTREEATARRLQNALKHLLRK; from the coding sequence ATGTCTGATGCACCTGAAGTGAACCCGGCCTCTGCCAAGAATTCCGAGCAACATCCGCTGGATGCATTGACGGGTGGTGCTTTTTCCGCCGAAACCTCGGGCGACCGCGCCGCGCGTATCCGTGACTGGCTCACCACGCAACCTTCGGTGGAGCAGCTCCAGGAAGTGCACAAGGAACTGAGCGCGCGCGACAAGAGCGCTGCGCGCGCCGTGCGCGAGCGTCTGGACGAAATCCGTCGCACCGAAAATCAGGAAAAAATTTCCGTGGAATGGGCCGAAAAAGCCCAGGCCCTGCTGGCCGCCACGCCTTTTGATGCTGCTGCCGCAGTGGCCTGGCAGCGCGACGCTGCCAAGGCTGGCGCTGCGCTCTCGCGCGAGCCTCTGTCCCAGTTCAAGGCCCAGTTTGCCGAGCGCGTGAAGGCTGTGGAAGATCTGCAGCACCGCACGCAGGTGCAGCGCGAAGTGGCTTTGCTGCTGGCTCAGCGCATTGAAGTGCTGTCCACCAAGTCCTGGCGCGATGCCAAGGCTGTGCTCGAAGCACTGGGCAGCGACGTGGGCCGCTGGCAAGAACAGGCCAAGGAGCTGACAAGCGACGCGGCCTGGGGTAGCGTGGATAGCCGTTTCCCTCCTCAATTGGAAGCAGCATCCGCACAGCTGGCGCTGGTTTGGGATGCTTTCCAGTCTGCATTGACTCAGACCGAAGCCGCAGCGGCCGACGAAAGCGCTCCTTTGCCCACCGTGCCCGTGTGGGCCGACGAAATCCGTGTGGGTCGTGGCCTGCCGCCAGAAACCGCTCAGGCAGATGCTGCAAGGCCTGCCCAGGCCCGCGCGGCTGCACCCAAGAGCAACAAGCCTTCGCAAGAGCAGGTCGATGCAGCCAAGGCTGCTTTGAGCCAGGCGCTGGAAGCGCTGAAGGCGGAAACTGCGGCCGGTAACAGCAAGGCCGGCTCGGCAGCTGTGCAAGCCATGCGCGCGGCCATCAAGTCGCACGGCCGTTTTGTGGATGGCGCCTTGGTGACCGAGGTGCACGAAGCGCTGGTGGCGGCTGGCGAAGCTGATGGCTGGCAGCGCCAGAACGCAGACAAGCTGCGTGAAGAGCTGGTGGCCAAGGCCGAAGCCTTGCTCAACCGTCCCGACGGTCAGGCTCTGGGCGGCCGCAAGATTCAGGAAACCCTGCGTGCCCTGCGCGAGCAGTGGAAGCAGGCTGATCAAGGTGCTGCCGCCAACCACGCGCTGTGGAAGAAGTTTGACGAGGCCTGTAACGCCGCCTACAAGGTGGTCGAAGCCTGGCACGACAAGCTGCGCCAGGACACCACGCAGTCCAAGAGCCAGCGTCTGGCTTTGGTCGAAGAGATCAAGGCTTGGGCTGCCGAGCATGCTTCCAGCAAAGACTGGAAGGGCATGGGTCGCGCTCTGCGCCAGTTTGCCGAACGCTGGCGCGAAAGCGGTCACATCGGCGAGAAACTGTTTGCCGAGCTGCAGCCGCTGTTCAAGCAAGCCATGTCGGCCGCTGAAGCACCTTTGCATACTGCGCAAAAAGCCAGCCTGCAACGTCGCAACGCCATGATTGACGAAGCCGCAGCACTGGGTTCCGCACCCAGCCTGCGCATCGATGCCGTCAAGGAATTGCAGCAGCGCTGGCAGGCCGAAGCCCAGGGCGTGCCTCTGGATCGCAAGCACGAGCAAAAGCTGTGGGATGCTTTCCGCAAGCCACTGGACGAAGCCTTCAACCGCAAGGGTGCCGAGCGCGGCGCGCGCGCACCTGCCGTCGAGCTGTCCGAGCACGACCGCCGTGTGCTGGAAGCCTCCAAGGCTGTGGAAGCGGCCAATGCCAGCGGTGATGCCCAGCAGATTCGCACGGCCATGGCCGAGCTGGAATCCGTGCTCAAGGGCCAGGCAGCTGCCAAGGCTGAGGAAATCAAAGCTCAAGCCCAGGCAGATCAAGCGTCTGAAGCTACAGAAACCGAAGCGCCAGAAGCCGTGGTGGCCAAGTCTGCTCGTCCGATTGTGGCCGTGCGTGGCGATGACCGCCCTGGTATGAAGAAGGAAGCTGCTGCTCCCGCTGGCCGCCCAGGCGACCGCAAGGATGCTGGCCGTGGTCGTGACGGTGCTCGTGGCGATCGCGGAGCTCCTCGCGATGGTGACCGTGATGGCGCACGTGGCGGCCGGTTTGTGCGTGAAGATCGTGGTCCGCGTCTGGCAGATCCCGCATTCCGTGCGCAGCGCGAAGCCATGGAACATGCCCAGGAAGCTTTGCGCAAGCTGGCGGCACAGGCCCATGGTGAAGCCCTGAGCCAGCTGATGACAGCTTGGGAAAAGCGTGATGCCGAGCAACTGCCATCGGCCCAGCAACTGGGTGGCCGAGTGACTGTGCCCGTGCGTGCCGCCTGGTCCAGCGCCATTGCTGCCACGCCCAAGGGTGATGCGGCTCAAGCGCTGCTGCGCCTTGAAATGGCTGCCGACGTGCCTACGCCTGCCGACCAGCTGCAAGCCCGTCGTGCCCTGCAACTGCAGCTGCTGACCCGCCGCAACGATCCTTCGCCTCAGGAAACCTGGGGTCAGGATGCCGCGCAGGTGCTGGCCAGCACGCGTGAAGAGGCTACGGCCCGCCGCCTGCAGAACGCGCTCAAGCACTTGCTGCGCAAGTAA